A stretch of Acropora palmata chromosome 9, jaAcrPala1.3, whole genome shotgun sequence DNA encodes these proteins:
- the LOC141891773 gene encoding uncharacterized protein LOC141891773 isoform X2 produces MSFEVSRSPQWGFYKIWDDSIEVNIARLRDYKNKFVSHPSSASLDDATFKEYWEKTRSAIIVLGGQEYAPFINQLRNQRIDLKAQNRSQEFLEIQQSFQDLKDTFRKQALRSE; encoded by the exons ATGTCGTTTGAAGTCTCTCGTTCCCCTCAGTGGGGGTTTTATAAGATCTGGGATGACAGTATTGAAGTTAATATTGCGCGACTGAGggattacaaaaataaatttgtaagTCACCCCAGTAGTGCTTCACTTGATGATGCTACATTCAAGGAGTACTGGGAAAAAACCCGCAGCGCAATCATTGTACTTGGAGGTCAAGAATATGCTCCTTTCATAAACCAGCTACGGAACCAACGCATAGATTTGAAAGCGCAAAATCGCTCCCAAGAATTTCTGGAGATACAGCAAAGTTTTCAAGACCTGAAAG ATACGTTCAGAAAGCAAGCTTTAAGAAGCGAATAA
- the LOC141891556 gene encoding uncharacterized protein LOC141891556 produces MIRSVCNILRALLKEQVVCDEVLSTVMTEATNILNSRPLTRNSDDPMDEEPLTLNHLLQLRPCASVPPGIFEKEDLHCRRQWRQVQYLANLFWRRWIKEYLPTLQERKKWNEPKENFKVDDLVLLADQLNPRGQWPLARVVEVFKGEDGNVRSAKVITSSTVVKEKEKSK; encoded by the coding sequence ATGATAAGGTCTGTATGCAACATCCTGAGGGCTCTTTTGAAGGAGCAGGTGGTTTGCGATGAAGTGCTGTCAACTGTGATGACAGAAGCAACTAACATCCTAAACAGTAGACCGTTAACACGAAACAGCGATGACCCCATGGATGAAGAACCCCTTACACTGAATCATCTCTTGCAACTGCGACCATGTGCTAGCGTACCCCCTGGAATCTTTGAGAAGGAGGATCTGCATTGCAGACGACAGTGGAGACAAGTGCAGTACTTAGCAAACCTATTCTGGAGACGTTGGATTAAAGAATATCTTCCCACTCTTCAAGAACGGAAGAAATGGAATGAACCCAAGGAAAACTTCAAAGTTGATGACCTTGTTTTACTAGCAGACCAGCTCAATCCTAGAGGTCAATGGCCATTAGCGCGAGTTGTGGAAGTCTTCAAAGGCGAAGATGGGAACGTGCGCTCTGCAAAGGTGATAACAAGTAGCACTGTCgtcaaagagaaagagaaatcaAAGTGA
- the LOC141891555 gene encoding uncharacterized protein LOC141891555 produces MGPMGERKKDEHCSVNFLQRTHDINLDSCLLNEKIAAEKIGQAESKLETAMRSESIGSGMQRAPIAKLEQQAVVNIPLTKEEQVECNIVNETLQRQLEQLWKTDFGDSVVGMKVSPSIEDKIAVNKMEESLRRVGSHFQVALPWRPGCPHLTNNKSMAEQRLQLLKKRLLKDEDLLAKYRTTIQEYVVKGHAQKVPKEELHFKEQPVWYLPHHPVTHPLKPGKVRVVFDCAARYCGTSLNQQLLQGPDLTNPLMGVLIRFCQEPIAMAADIEAMFHQVYVDPQDRDALRFLWWPDGDLQKEPEEYRMMKHLFGATSSPSCVNFCLQKTASTYQEEFKPNTIQTVMRNMYLDDLMKSVSSSEAAIKLSTQLRELLMKGGFRLTKWLCNDRDVLVEIPEHERASSVVNLDIEDLPTACTLGLKWNVEADKFIWDVSTKFKHLVETKPVTRRGILAIVSSLFDPLGFIAPYLMKAKLLLQDLCRKKLGWDTAIAEQDRIQWFLWLEDLPKLENLQVDRCFKLKNFAEIKNAQLRIFSDGSRVGYGAVAYLRLVDVFDRIHCSFVMGKARLAPIHEITIPRLELTAAVISVKLSKIIREELEIETDQVNYWTDSTTVLKCLGNDSKRFHTFESNRLTVIRHGSSVSDWRYISRDDNPADDASKGLRLQEMAKDNRWMNGPTFLWKEEDSWPTRIEFPRLKDIDVEVRKESRIYVAAVAQDPLDILIHHYSSWWKLKRAFAWLLRYKEVIRSKTCKKKLKKKQHSELET; encoded by the coding sequence ATGGGTCCAATGGGCGAGCGTAAAAAAGATGAACATTGCTCTGTGAACTTCCTCCAAAGAACACATGACATCAATTTGGACAGTTGCCTCTTGAATGAGAAAATTGCCGCtgaaaaaattggccaagcAGAATCGAAGCTCGAAACTGCAATGAGGTCAGAAAGCATTGGCAGTGGAATGCAAAGGGCACCCATTGCGAAGCTGGAGCAGCAAGCTGTTGTAAATATCCCTCTAACAAAGGAGGAACAAGTTGAGTGTAACATTGTTAATGAAACCCTGCAAAGGCAACTCGAACAACTTTGGAAGACTGACTTTGGAGACTCTGTGGTTGGAATGAAGGTTTCACCTTCAATTGAAGACAAGATAGCCGTAAACAAAATGGAGGAATCCTTGCGAAGAGTTGGCAGTCATTTCCAAGTTGCCCTGCCATGGCGGCCAGGATGTCCCCATCTAACAAACAATAAATCTATGGCAGAACAAAGATTACAACTTCTGAAGAAGCGGTTACTTAAAGATGAAGATCTCCTCGCAAAGTACAGAACAACAATACAAGAGTACGTAGTTAAAGGACATGCTCAGAAAGTCCCGAAAGAAGAACTGCATTTCAAAGAGCAACCAGTCTGGTATCTTCCACATCATCCGGTGACACACCCACTGAAACCGGGGAAGGTTAGGGTAGTTTTTGACTGTGCGGCAAGGTATTGTGGAACATCCTTAAATCAACAGTTACTGCAAGGTCCCGATTTGACAAATCCTCTGATGGGCGTGTTGATCAGATTTTGCCAGGAACCAATAGCAATGGCAGCCGATATAGAAGCTATGTTCCATCAAGTTTATGTCGACCCTCAAGATCGTGATGCATTAAGGTTTCTTTGGTGGCCTGATGGGGACTTGCAAAAGGAACCAGAAGAATACCGCATGATGAAACACCTTTTTGGCGCAACTTCATCTCCTAGCTGTGTGAACTTCTGCTTACAGAAGACGGCGTCAACATATCAAGAGGAATTCAAACCCAACACGATTCAAACCGTGATGAGAAATATGTACTTGGACGACCTAATGAAATCCGTCTCTTCATCTGAAGCCGCAATAAAATTATCAACACAGTTGCGAGAACTGCTGATGAAAGGAGGGTTTAGATTGACCAAGTGGCTATGCAATGACCGGGATGTGCTGGTTGAGATTCCAGAACATGAAAGAGCAAGTTCAGTGGTCAACCTAGACATAGAAGACCTGCCAACTGCTTGTACCCTTGGCTTGAAATGGAATGTGGAAGCTGATAAATTCATTTGGGATGTATCAACCAAGTTTAAACATCTTGTAGAGACAAAGCCAGTGACCAGACGAGGAATCCTCGCAATAGTGAGTTCGTTGTTCGATCCTCTTGGGTTCATTGCCCCTTACCTTATGAAAGCAAAGCTACTGCTGCAAGACCTCTGCCGGAAGAAATTGGGCTGGGACACTGCAATTGCAGAACAGGATAGAATCCAGTGGTTCCTTTGGCTTGAGGACCTTCCAAAGTTGGAAAACCTGCAAGTTGATCGATGCTTTAAACTGAAAAACTTTGCCGAGATTAAGAATGCTCAGCTGCGCATTTTCTCAGATGGATCACGCGTCGGGTATGGGGCAGTAGCCTATTTACGCCTTGTTGACGTCTTTGACCGAATTCATTGCAGTTTTGTCATGGGGAAAGCTCGCTTGGCTCCCATTCATGAAATCACAATACCGAGATTGGAGTTGACGGCTGCAGTCATATCTGTGAAGCTGAGCAAAATAATCAGAGAAGAGTTGGAGATTGAAACAGATCAAGTGAATTACTGGACGGACTCTACCACAGTACTAAAATGCCTCGGCAATGACTCCAAACGGTTCCACACCTTTGAGTCCAATCGCCTTACCGTCATTCGTCATGGGTCATCTGTTTCAGACTGGAGGTATATCAGTCGAGATGACAATCCAGCAGATGATGCATCGAAAGGGTTAAGACTTCAAGAAATGGCAAAAGATAACCGATGGATGAATGGTCCCACATTCCTTTGGAAAGAAGAAGACAGCTGGCCTACAAGGATTGAATTCCCTCGATTGAAGGACATTGATGTTGAAGTAAGAAAGGAGAGTAGAATCTATGTTGCTGCTGTCGCACAAGATCCCCTTGATATTTTAATCCATCACTACTCTTCTTGGTGGAAATTGAAGAGGGCATTTGCATGGCTGTTACGCTACAAGGAAGTTATACGAAGCAAAACGTgtaagaaaaaactgaaaaaaaaacagcactcAGAATTGGAAACCTAA